In Endozoicomonas sp. GU-1, one DNA window encodes the following:
- the cspE gene encoding transcription antiterminator/RNA stability regulator CspE, whose product MSTSTGTVKWFNDEKGFGFISQENGGPDVFAHFRQIATEGFKTLTEGQRVEFRVTQGQKGLQAEDIRPL is encoded by the coding sequence ATGTCTACCTCTACAGGAACCGTTAAGTGGTTTAATGACGAGAAAGGTTTCGGTTTTATCAGCCAGGAAAACGGTGGACCTGACGTGTTTGCCCACTTCCGTCAGATTGCTACCGAAGGCTTCAAAACCCTGACTGAAGGCCAGCGCGTTGAGTTTCGTGTTACTCAGGGCCAGAAAGGTCTGCAGGCTGAAGATATCCGTCCTCTGTAA
- a CDS encoding ProQ/FINO family protein, with the protein MTAEDSNISDQGIQKQEQQLASEQDVSGSPMNQALPEEARKILERLHNRPESDVMNSEALRLVRVIWPGAFNVSDPRPLKIGIHKEMAEANLLPAHIIPVALRFFTSMERYLEKIKPGATRINLQGQAAGRVKLREAVDAEIKLYTQSSDFVITRDRVIIKKIRLLSVNKQT; encoded by the coding sequence ATGACAGCAGAAGACAGTAATATTTCTGACCAGGGTATCCAGAAGCAGGAACAGCAGTTGGCCTCTGAACAGGATGTTTCCGGTTCCCCTATGAATCAAGCGCTTCCGGAAGAGGCCAGGAAAATTCTTGAGAGGCTGCATAACCGGCCTGAAAGTGATGTTATGAACTCTGAGGCGCTGCGTCTGGTTCGAGTTATCTGGCCCGGTGCTTTCAATGTTTCGGATCCAAGGCCCCTTAAGATTGGTATTCACAAGGAGATGGCTGAGGCAAACCTGCTGCCTGCACACATTATTCCGGTTGCATTGCGGTTTTTTACGTCCATGGAACGCTATCTTGAGAAGATAAAGCCCGGTGCTACCCGGATTAACCTTCAGGGGCAGGCGGCAGGTCGGGTGAAACTTCGCGAAGCAGTGGATGCAGAAATCAAGCTGTATACCCAGAGCAGTGATTTTGTCATAACACGGGATCGGGTCATTATTAAGAAGATTCGTTTATTGTCCGTGAATAAACAGACTTGA